The following are encoded together in the Candidatus Eremiobacteraceae bacterium genome:
- a CDS encoding ferritin-like domain-containing protein → MSARTDGKIDGDAITRKRLAALLNEDLAREYQAIIAYVVYSQVLKGAEYMSIAAQLEEHAKQELNHALIISRQIDYLGEMPTVTPKPVKSSAKAREMLRFDLENETETIRNYRDRVRQCEELGEFAMAEQIREILVNEQDHQIDLATALGEDVPAIGNTSKRK, encoded by the coding sequence ATGAGCGCTCGGACAGACGGAAAGATCGACGGGGACGCGATCACCCGCAAACGCCTCGCGGCGTTGCTCAACGAGGACCTCGCGCGCGAGTACCAGGCGATCATCGCGTATGTCGTCTATTCTCAGGTCCTCAAGGGCGCTGAATATATGAGCATCGCCGCGCAGCTCGAAGAGCACGCGAAACAGGAATTGAACCACGCGCTGATCATCTCGCGCCAGATCGACTATCTGGGCGAGATGCCGACCGTGACTCCAAAACCGGTCAAATCATCGGCAAAAGCGCGAGAGATGCTCAGATTCGATCTGGAGAACGAGACAGAGACGATCCGGAACTATCGCGACCGCGTGCGGCAATGCGAAGAGCTCGGCGAGTTCGCGATGGCCGAGCAGATCCGCGAGATCCTCGTGAACGAACAAGACCATCAGATCGACTTGGCCACGGCGCTCGGCGAAGACGTGCCGGCGATCGGAAACACCTCGAAACGCAAGTAA
- the selD gene encoding selenide, water dikinase SelD, with amino-acid sequence MTREDIHRLTHLSRCAGUAAKMDARVLAQVLRRLPPIEDPNVLVGTSTADDAGVYKLTDEIAIVQTVDFFTPIVDDPRTFGAIAAANALSDIYAMGARPVSALAIAAFPEEGLDADVLAEILAGGADKAREAGISVIGGHTIKDPEPKYGLAVTGVVHPQKIWRNSAARPGDVLLLTKPLGTGILTTARKRDLIGDDVLAPAVVSMLQLNRTAADVAAQAPPHAATDITGFGLLGHLHEMTSGSEVGATIDSRTVPVFGRALELARDGAAPAGSVTNLDAAIGSGWIFADSVAPEMRLVLCDAQTSGGLLLAVAPENAETLVDALRAAGVHAASRIGQITSDRTLRVN; translated from the coding sequence ATGACGCGCGAAGATATCCACCGCCTCACGCACCTGTCACGCTGCGCAGGTTGAGCGGCTAAGATGGACGCCCGCGTCCTCGCGCAAGTCTTGCGCCGTTTGCCACCGATCGAAGACCCAAACGTGCTCGTCGGCACAAGCACGGCTGATGACGCCGGCGTCTACAAGTTGACGGATGAGATCGCCATCGTACAGACGGTCGACTTCTTCACGCCCATCGTCGATGATCCGCGAACGTTCGGCGCCATCGCGGCCGCAAACGCGCTGTCCGATATCTATGCGATGGGAGCTCGACCGGTCAGCGCTCTAGCGATCGCTGCCTTTCCTGAAGAAGGGCTCGACGCAGATGTGCTCGCTGAGATTCTCGCGGGCGGAGCGGACAAAGCGCGCGAGGCCGGCATCAGCGTCATCGGCGGCCACACGATCAAGGACCCGGAGCCGAAGTACGGCCTGGCCGTGACGGGCGTGGTCCATCCGCAGAAGATCTGGCGGAATTCTGCAGCGCGTCCCGGCGACGTACTCCTACTGACAAAGCCGCTCGGCACGGGAATCTTGACCACGGCGCGCAAGCGCGATCTCATCGGCGACGACGTCCTCGCTCCTGCGGTCGTCTCGATGCTGCAGCTCAATCGCACCGCAGCCGACGTGGCCGCGCAGGCGCCGCCGCACGCAGCCACGGACATCACGGGATTCGGTCTGCTTGGGCACCTGCACGAGATGACCAGCGGATCCGAAGTCGGCGCGACGATCGATTCACGGACCGTGCCGGTGTTCGGCCGCGCTCTCGAACTCGCTCGAGACGGCGCAGCACCCGCAGGCTCGGTCACGAATCTCGATGCAGCGATCGGTAGCGGGTGGATATTCGCCGATTCCGTCGCGCCCGAAATGCGTCTCGTGCTCTGCGACGCGCAGACATCCGGCGGCCTGCTGCTCGCTGTCGCGCCGGAGAACGCAGAAACGCTCGTCGACGCCTTGCGCGCAGCCGGTGTTCATGCCGCTTCGCGAATCGGCCAGATCACATCCGATCGTACCCTACGCGTCAATTGA